One Festucalex cinctus isolate MCC-2025b chromosome 3, RoL_Fcin_1.0, whole genome shotgun sequence DNA window includes the following coding sequences:
- the hsf4 gene encoding heat shock factor protein 4: MQESPGALGVDGNYASNVPAFLTKLWTLVEDPDTNHLICWSATGTSFHVFDQGRFAKEVLPKYFKHNNMASFVRQLNMYGFRKVVNIEQSGLVKPERDDTEFQHLYFLQGHEHMLEHIKRKVSIVKSEETKVRQEDLSKLLYEVQLLRTQQDNMECQMQDMKQQNEVLWREVVSLRQNHTQQQKVMNKLIQFLFSQMQSNTPGTVSLKRKLPLMLDDGSLSPPASKFSHSNPMEPMHEPFYIQSPSSDTASCSTTGLTGGPIISDVTDMSQASMPLQMQPDETRDKCLMLIKEEPVSPGVRAGVKGGSVGGGDALALTSSCEVCSSEPPVLPVAMVQSVLEGRGSSASVTERRIKRAAIERVECASDAVENMDMSLEELQQLILRSHQQSNMDPGTSTVIDPFSINLPLTEWSFNEMESNLKSYVFQNQDHEAYPASTCEKQ, encoded by the exons ATGCAGGAGTCTCCAGGTGCCTTGGGTGTAGATGGCAACTACGCCAGCAATGTTCCGGCTTTTCTCACCAAACTGTGGACTCTTGTGGAGGATCCAGATACCAACCACCTAATCTGCTGGAGTGCT ACTGGGACCAGTTTCCATGTGTTTGACCAGGGTCGCTTTGCCAAGGAAGTTCTaccaaagtactttaaacaCAATAATATGGCAAGCTTTGTCCGACAGCTCAACATGT ACGGCTTTCGAAAAGTTGTAAATATTGAGCAAAGTGGTCTGGTCAAGCCTGAGAGAGACGATACAGAGTTCCAACATTTGTACTTCCTCCAAGGACACGAACACATGCTGGAACACATCAAAAGGAAG GTATCAATAGTGAAGAGTGAAGAGACTAAAGTTCGACAAGAGGACCTCAGTAAACTGCTGTATGAAGTTCAGCTACTAAGAACACAGCAGGACAACATGGAGTGTCAGATGCAAGACATGAAGCA GCAGAACGAGGTTCTGTGGAGGGAGGTGGTCTCACTGAGACAGAACCACACACAGCAACAGAAGGTCATGAACAAG CTAATTCAGTTTCTGTTCAGCCAGATGCAGTCCAACACACCCGGCACTGTAAGCTTGAAGAGAAAGCT GCCActgatgttggatgacggctCCCTTAGCCCCCCAGCCTCCAAGTTCAGCCATAGTAACCCAATGGAGCCTATGCATGAGCCCTTCTACATTCAGTCG CCATCAAGTGATACTGCTTCGTGTTCTACCACTGGGCTAACAGGTGGGCCAATCATATCAGATGTAACGGACATGTCTCAAGCCAGCATGCCTCTACAGATGCAGCCTGATGAGACCAG GGATAAGTGCCTGATGCTGATCAAAGAGGAGCCTGTGAGTCCAGGAGTGAGAGCAGGAGTGAAAGGAGGCAGTGTTGGTGGAGGAGACGCCCTGGCATTGACCTCCTCCTGTGAGGTGTGCTCCTCAGAACCTCCCGTCCTTCCTGTTGCAATGGTGCAGTCTGTTTTGGAGGGAAGAGGCTCATCCGCCTCAGTGACAGAGAGGAGGATTAAGAGAGCTGCTATTGAGAG AGTGGAGTGTGCTTCTGATGCAGTGGAAAATATGGATATGAGCCTGGAGGAGTTGCAGCAGCTGATACTCAGGAGCCATCAACAGAGTAATATGGATCCAGGGACCAGTACTGTTATTGAT CCCTTCAGTATAAACCTTCCTCTAACTGAATGGAGTTTCAATGAGATGGAGTCCAACCTCAAATCA TATGTGTTCCAAAACCAAGATCATGAGGCTTATCCAGCATCGACTTGTGAGAAGCAGTGA